TGACAAATTACGGGAAGTTACTATCGTCATCACATTGATTAATACCAGTATCACCAAAAATGAGATGATGATACGTTCCCGATTCGTTAATTTGCCAAACATATTTAATAGAAACTTAAGTTATACAGCCTCCTGCACCAAGTCTTTCTCCACTTTTAGTCGGTCAATAATAAAGCTTTGACGGTCTGGTGTGTTTTTGCCCATGTAGAACGTCAGCATTTTTTTCAAACTCACCTTATCATCAATAATAATAGGCTGCAAACGAATATCCTCACCGATAAAAGCACCAAATTCGTCAGGAGAAATTTCTCCCAATCCTTTGAATCGGGTGATCTCCGGCTTACTACCCAGCTTTTGTACTGCCTGTCTTTTTTCTTCTTCTGAGTAGCAGTAGATGGTTTCTTTCTTGTTTCTTACCCTAAACAATGGAGTATCCAGTATAAACACATGCCCATTTCTTACCAAGTCGGGAAAGAATTGCAAAAAGAAGGTAAGCATAAGCAAACGAATGTGCATACCATCAACATCTGCATCAGTAGCGATAATAATTTTGCGATAACGTAGTCCGTCCAGCCCATCTTCTATATTTAGCGCATGCTGTAGCAGGTTAAACTCTTCGTTCTCATACACTACTTTTTTAGTGAGTGAGAAGCAGTTGAGGGGCTTACCACGCAAACTAAACACCGCCTGGGTTTGTACATCACGAGATTTAGTGATAGATCCGCTGGCCGAGTCACCCTCAGTGATGAAAATCATCGTATCATCTACCCTATCTTTCTTTTTATCGTCAAAGTGGATACGGCAATCGCGTAGCTTCTTATTATGCAGATTGGCTTTTTTAGCTCTTTCATTCGCCAGTTTTTTTATTCCGGCGATCTCTTTACGCTCACGCTCAGACTGCTGTATACGCTTTAAGAGTGCTGTTGCAGTATCCTGGTGTCTATGGAGAAAGTTGTCCAGCTGGTTTTTAACAAAATCGTTGATAAAGGTACGCATGGTAGGTCCTTCCGGCCCTACATTCTGTGACCCCAGTTTGGTCTTGGTCTGTGACTCAAAAACCGGCTCCTGCACCCGTACTGAAATAGCAGCTACTATGGAAGCACGTATATCAGCGGCATCATAGTTTTTGCCAAAAAACTCTCTTACAGTTTTTACTACAGCCTCACGAAAAGCAGCCAGGTGCGTACCTCCCTGAGTTGTGTACTGCCCATTCACAAAAGAATAATACTCCTCGCCATACTGATTGGTATGGGACATAGCCAATTCTATATCTTCACCTTTAAGGTGAATGATAGGATAGCGAAGATTATCCTCAGGCGTTTTATTTGAAAGAAGGTCCAGCAAACCATTTTCTGAATGGTACTTTTCTCCATTAAAGTTAATGGTTAGCCCTGAGTTCAGATAAACATAATTCCATATCTGGTTTTCCAGAAACTGCGGACGAAAATGATAATGCTTAAATATATCATCATCTGGTTCAAAAGTGATGAGCGTACCGTTCTTCTCATTGGTATTGCTCACCTTGGGGTCGTTAGTAATGACACCTCTCTCAAACTCGGCAAGCTTGGTCTTACCATCACGAAAAGACTGCACCTTGAAATAAGTAGAGAGCGCATTTACCGCCTTGGTACCAACCCCGTTTAGACCAACCGACTTTTGAAAAGCCTTAGAGTCGTATTTACCGCCGGTATTAATCTTAGACACACAGTCAATTACTTTTCCCAGAGGGATACCTCTACCATAATCTCTGATCTCCACACGCTTTTCACTCACTTTCACTTCTATGGTTTTACCGAAGCCCATTACGTGCTCATCAATACTATTGTCAATCACCTCCTTCACCAGTACATAGATACCATCGTCAAAAGAAGAACCATCTCCCAGCTTACCTATGTACATACCTGGTCGCAGGCGAATGTGCTCTCGCCAGTCTAGTGACCGTATGCTATCTTCATTATAATTGCTATGATTATTACTAGCCATAAGTATGGGTTAAGAAAAACTTATAATACGTAAATTTTGCCTCAAGCGCCCTAAATTGGGCATTTCTTATTCTTAATGCAAGTATACTCTGAGAAGAAACAGCTAAGGTTTTGACTTAGTTCAACCCATTTATACACTTGAAAGTCAGGTCAATTGACCGCAAAAATTGAAGGAAATTACGTGAAAAAAAAATTTAAATTTCAATACTTAACCCATCATAGGCCAGACTCACATGGGATGGAAGCAGCTTACTTACGTCCTGATAAGCGCCAAGGTTATGGCTTATGTGCGTAAGGAAAGCCTGACGAGGCTGAAGCTCTTCAATAAGTTGCAGAGATTCCTTCAGGTTAAGATGCGATATGTGCTGTTTATGCTGTAAGGCATTCAAGACTAGCACTTCGCTACCTCTGATTTTATCTTTTTCTTCTTCGGCTATAGTTTTAGCATCGGTAATGTAGGTAAAGCTGCCTACCCTGTAGCCAAAAACCGGCAACTTATAATGCATCACTTCTATAGGAGTAAACTCTACCCCTTCTGCTTTAAATGCATGATTATCAATTTCATGGACCACTACTCGGGGTACTCCCGGATACTTGTCTGCTGCAAATACATAGGCAAACTCCTGCTTTAGCTGGGCAATTACCTGTGCTGAGGCAAAAACCGGCATATCTTTCTGCTGAGAGAAGTTAAATCCCCTCACATCATCCATACCAGCTATATGGTCTTTGTGCTGATGGGTAAAGATGAGTGCATCCAGTGTAGTAATCTGGTTGGCGAGCACCTGCTGTCGGAAGTCGGGACCAGAATCTATGATAAAACTTTTACCCTCTGCCTCTATATGTATAGATGACCTGAGTCGCTTATCTCGATAATCCAGTGAATTACAAACGCTACAATTACAATTGATAACTGGCACACCCTGCGATGTACCAGTGCCCAAAAAAGTTACTCTCAAACCTCCGTATTAGTTTCCAGTAGACCTATTAGAAATTTCTTATTCTTTTCGCTGAGCAGTTCCATATCCAGATCAACCAGCTTTACTATATCCATCAGGCAGTTAATTTTGCCTTCCATAGGGTAATACTTGTTGATGATTGCAACCTTAGTTTCATTAAGAATACAGTAGCCTGATTTAAAATTGCCTTTCTCGTACCGTAATACGTAGTCGGACTCAGCAAACAAATCTTCCAGTTTATTTAAAAAATGTTTAGTGTATTTTACTTCAACACCAGCCATTAACTCGTATATTTTTTTACTACATCTACCAGATGATCAAAATCTATAGGTTTCTGAATATATTCGTTGATACCCGCATTGCTAAAATCCTCATCTGTATAGTTTTTGGCATTACCGGTAATTGCCACGATGGGCACACCAGCCTTCTCTTTATTATCTAGAGCTCTTACCTGCCTGCTACATTCCATACCATCCATTTTGGGCATGCCTATGTCCATCAAAATAATGTCATAATGCTTTGCCTCAATAGCCTTTAATACTTCTTCACCGTTTTTGACAGAATCAATCTCGTAGTTTTGAAATTGGAGGACTTTTTTAGTCAGGTTTTGGATCACTGAACTGTCTTCAGCTACTAGTACATTTTTCGTATTAGCCATTTGTATATGAATTTAAAAAGCTTTTGAACTTGTGTTGAAACTCAGAAAAATATAAATCAAGGCGATCCAGATCATGGGTTGTTAAAGCTTTGGTATCTTGCTTAAGATCAGCCTCTAAGCGCGTGACCAGCTGCGCCAAACGATCTATACCCAAGGTACTGGAATTGCCTTTTAAAGTGTGCAATTTACTTAAAATATCATCATAATCTGCTTTTTCAAATGATTCTCTGATAGAATTAATAAGTGCTGCTGCCTCTTTTTCAAAATCGTCCAGAGTATCAATAATAATCTCTTTTCCACCATATTTTTCTAACTCTTTTAGTACTTCAAAATTGACAATTTTCTCGGCAGAAGGGCTGTCTTCCGATGGATGCTGGTAATTGTCTTCTTCGCTTCTGGACAATAAAATTTCTACCAGTTTTTCTACTAAAAGCTTTGGTCGTATAGGTTTGGAAACATAATCGTCCATTCCGGCATTGATAAACTTTTCTTTATCTCCCTGCATAGAGTAGGCCGTCATGGCTATAATAGGCGGCAGATTGGTGATAGGCAGTTCACGAATAATTTTGGTAGCGGCTATACCATCCATCTCTGGCATTTGTATATCCATAAAGATTACATCAAAATTCTGTTGCTGTACCAAACTAATCGCCTGCTTTCCGCTATCTGCCAGCGTTACACGGCAGTAGGCTTTCTCCAGTATTTTTGCCGAAACTTTTCTGTTGATCAGATTATCATCCACAAGTAATACATGCGGTTGCAGCTCTTCAAGATATTGGCTGGCCTCTTCATTGGCTGGCTGCTGGGCTACCGGAGCCTCAGTCAGTACAGCTTTAAAGGTAAACCAGAAGCTACTTCCTTCCCCTTTCCTAGACTCCAAACCAACTTCACCGCCCATAAGATTAGCCAACTGTTTAGAAATTGCCAGCCCCAGACCCGTACCTTTATATTTTTTAGTAACTGAACTATCTACCTGATTGAAGCTCTGAAAAAGCTGCGCCTGCGCTTCTTCAGAAATGCCTATTCCGGTATCTGAGACCGTAATTCTTAGCATTATTTCTTTATTGCTTTTCAGGCGAGCGTCATTCACCTTCGTTACCTGAATATTTACTTCTCCCTCCGGCTCAGTAAATTTGATAGCATTAGATGAAAGGTTGGAAGCAATTTGCAATACGCGTGTTTCGTCAACCTTTACGTGTTCGGGCAAACCTTTTTCCAGACTAAAGTTAAACGATATATTTTTAGACCTGGCTTGCTGAGAAAATAAGGCATGTACCCGCTCAGGAATAGAGCTTAGCGCTACCGTACTGCGGTGCAACTTCATTTTGCCCGCTTCTATTTTGGAGAGGTCCAGAATATCGTTAAGGATATTCAGTAGTAATTCTGAAGATTTTTTGATAGTCTGCACAAAATCCTGCTGCTCAGCATCCAAAGGCGTATCGGCCAGTAAATCAATCATGCTGACGATCCCGTTCATAGGTGTTCTGATTTCATGGCTCATATTGGCCAGAAAACCCTCTTTCACTTTAAGGGAGCGCTCTGCAACCTCTTTGGCACGCTGTAGCTGCTGACTCGCTTTTTTGAGCTGGGTAATGTCGCGGGCCACTCCCTCTATCTCTACAGGTTTGCGAGAGTAATTATAAATCAGGCGCACATTGCAAATACACTGGAGCAAATCTCCATCTGCTTTGATAACCGAAGCCTCAAAATTTCTGACCCGCTTGTATTTGACCAGTTGCCTGATCAGGTTTTTGGTTCGGCTATCGTAGAGATAGTAATTGGTAATGTTTTTTCCTACTACATCGTAGGTTTCATAGTCGGTAAGTTCATGTACCGAAGGACTAATCAAGGTAATAGTACCATCCAGTCGGCAGCGAAAATAAATATCCTGAAACGACTCAAATATATTTCTGAACTTCTCTTCGCTTTCTATCATATGAAGCTCAGACTCCTTTTTGACCGAAACATCATGGGCAATACCCGACACCTCGCGGATACTTCCATCTTCCCGATAGATAGGGTTAATAAATATCTGGTACCACTTGGGCGGCATATTTTCATTTTCCAGATGAAGCTCATACTCTGAGGGTATACCTTCCAGGGCCATTTCGTAACGCTTCTTCCAGATGTTGAGGTATTCTTCGGTAGCTTTGGGGCTGGCATGGTTAAATATTTCGCCCATCATCGGGGCTATGCCATAGCGCTCCAGAGCAAAGCGCTCAAAGTTTTTGTTGAAGGTAGTCAGACGGAATGATCGGTCTATAGACCACATCAAGTGAGAACTACTCTGAAAAATGGCATTTAAACGGCTGGTTTGCTCATTCAGTTTCTCCTCGTTCAACTTACGCTCAATAGCCAAAGCTACCTGCCCTGAAACAAAATCCAATAAGTCCAGATCGCGGGTGGTGAGTCCTTCAAAAGATTCAAAATGCTGTAATGAGATTAGCCCGATTGTCCTTTTCTTTATTTTTAGAGGCACTCCCAGCCAAACCTGGGGCATAATACCCAGACTGTTGATTTCTTCTGCTTCCAGCAACTCATACAAATCGCGTTGGTATAAGAAAGTGGGCTCGTTTCTTTTTATCACGTACCTTACCAGATCCTTTTGCTGTCTGTGGCTCTCGGAACGGTCAATATTTTTTCTCTGACCGGATATAAAATATGGAAAAGAAATTTTCTGGTCTTCACCAAGTAGCGCAATATAAAAGTTGTCTGCCTGCACTACCCGCTTTAGCTCCCGATGAATATTGAAGAACAGTGTTTCTAAATCAGGGCTATGAATGGTCTGATTAGCGATACTGTTATAAAGGTTTTGCGCTTTTTCTGCACGCACCTGGTCGCTTATGTCATGGAAAATCCCCCTATATTCTACCTGCTCCAGCCCTACTTTCTTAACTGTTACACTACCAGATACATAAACGTTTTTACCAGCATTGTTAACAAAAATTGTATTGAATGTACCTCCGGCATTATCAGTCTTTAGCTTTCTCAGGTGCTCTAGGGTATTCTGTTGATAATGAGGGTGAATATGATCTTTAAATCTGGAGGTGGCAATC
This window of the Porifericola rhodea genome carries:
- a CDS encoding MBL fold metallo-hydrolase; the encoded protein is MRVTFLGTGTSQGVPVINCNCSVCNSLDYRDKRLRSSIHIEAEGKSFIIDSGPDFRQQVLANQITTLDALIFTHQHKDHIAGMDDVRGFNFSQQKDMPVFASAQVIAQLKQEFAYVFAADKYPGVPRVVVHEIDNHAFKAEGVEFTPIEVMHYKLPVFGYRVGSFTYITDAKTIAEEEKDKIRGSEVLVLNALQHKQHISHLNLKESLQLIEELQPRQAFLTHISHNLGAYQDVSKLLPSHVSLAYDGLSIEI
- a CDS encoding DNA topoisomerase IV subunit B, which produces MASNNHSNYNEDSIRSLDWREHIRLRPGMYIGKLGDGSSFDDGIYVLVKEVIDNSIDEHVMGFGKTIEVKVSEKRVEIRDYGRGIPLGKVIDCVSKINTGGKYDSKAFQKSVGLNGVGTKAVNALSTYFKVQSFRDGKTKLAEFERGVITNDPKVSNTNEKNGTLITFEPDDDIFKHYHFRPQFLENQIWNYVYLNSGLTINFNGEKYHSENGLLDLLSNKTPEDNLRYPIIHLKGEDIELAMSHTNQYGEEYYSFVNGQYTTQGGTHLAAFREAVVKTVREFFGKNYDAADIRASIVAAISVRVQEPVFESQTKTKLGSQNVGPEGPTMRTFINDFVKNQLDNFLHRHQDTATALLKRIQQSERERKEIAGIKKLANERAKKANLHNKKLRDCRIHFDDKKKDRVDDTMIFITEGDSASGSITKSRDVQTQAVFSLRGKPLNCFSLTKKVVYENEEFNLLQHALNIEDGLDGLRYRKIIIATDADVDGMHIRLLMLTFFLQFFPDLVRNGHVFILDTPLFRVRNKKETIYCYSEEEKRQAVQKLGSKPEITRFKGLGEISPDEFGAFIGEDIRLQPIIIDDKVSLKKMLTFYMGKNTPDRQSFIIDRLKVEKDLVQEAV
- a CDS encoding response regulator; amino-acid sequence: MANTKNVLVAEDSSVIQNLTKKVLQFQNYEIDSVKNGEEVLKAIEAKHYDIILMDIGMPKMDGMECSRQVRALDNKEKAGVPIVAITGNAKNYTDEDFSNAGINEYIQKPIDFDHLVDVVKKYTS
- a CDS encoding PAS domain S-box protein, with protein sequence MNGNSNQEEREYKIISTFLLKHGHLPLCVCTIDYHAQGWELIDQESNIIWNNYTKDSVDSAIDKLLLPASRLAIHNYLDEAVQKQADNISLNLHFDSQNESASQHASIYLLSQKKNEEKNIVQIGIVLDGHNNTSIFQKSTVSFDQLQNSLRSANLLAVSVDPQGEIVYTNTAMQETVEETEAELKGNNLFDEFVPLRGKKLSMQEFLKLSAQNDIHVNLKRSIKTKSGKLVKLNLTSIIYHEAEGEFSGLTILAENISEQKEVKRKLQEKNKLLAELFNTAFDLILIFNEEGEILFVNKAWRNKMGYNDYEIATSRFKDHIHPHYQQNTLEHLRKLKTDNAGGTFNTIFVNNAGKNVYVSGSVTVKKVGLEQVEYRGIFHDISDQVRAEKAQNLYNSIANQTIHSPDLETLFFNIHRELKRVVQADNFYIALLGEDQKISFPYFISGQRKNIDRSESHRQQKDLVRYVIKRNEPTFLYQRDLYELLEAEEINSLGIMPQVWLGVPLKIKKRTIGLISLQHFESFEGLTTRDLDLLDFVSGQVALAIERKLNEEKLNEQTSRLNAIFQSSSHLMWSIDRSFRLTTFNKNFERFALERYGIAPMMGEIFNHASPKATEEYLNIWKKRYEMALEGIPSEYELHLENENMPPKWYQIFINPIYREDGSIREVSGIAHDVSVKKESELHMIESEEKFRNIFESFQDIYFRCRLDGTITLISPSVHELTDYETYDVVGKNITNYYLYDSRTKNLIRQLVKYKRVRNFEASVIKADGDLLQCICNVRLIYNYSRKPVEIEGVARDITQLKKASQQLQRAKEVAERSLKVKEGFLANMSHEIRTPMNGIVSMIDLLADTPLDAEQQDFVQTIKKSSELLLNILNDILDLSKIEAGKMKLHRSTVALSSIPERVHALFSQQARSKNISFNFSLEKGLPEHVKVDETRVLQIASNLSSNAIKFTEPEGEVNIQVTKVNDARLKSNKEIMLRITVSDTGIGISEEAQAQLFQSFNQVDSSVTKKYKGTGLGLAISKQLANLMGGEVGLESRKGEGSSFWFTFKAVLTEAPVAQQPANEEASQYLEELQPHVLLVDDNLINRKVSAKILEKAYCRVTLADSGKQAISLVQQQNFDVIFMDIQMPEMDGIAATKIIRELPITNLPPIIAMTAYSMQGDKEKFINAGMDDYVSKPIRPKLLVEKLVEILLSRSEEDNYQHPSEDSPSAEKIVNFEVLKELEKYGGKEIIIDTLDDFEKEAAALINSIRESFEKADYDDILSKLHTLKGNSSTLGIDRLAQLVTRLEADLKQDTKALTTHDLDRLDLYFSEFQHKFKSFLNSYTNG